The Acinetobacter lwoffii genomic sequence TATAATGCCGTGTTAAGTTCAAGCGAGCAGACATAGGAGGGTAGGTTTAAAAAATAGCCTTCCTTTTTTTTCGTCTTCTCGCTTTTTTACAGCCTAAATTTCAGGAGCTTTGGTTTGAGCACCCCAGCAATTTTAGCCCTTGCCGACGGAACTATCTTTAAAGGTACTTCGATTGGCGCATCGGGTAGTACGACTGGTGAAGTCGTTTTCAACACTGCCATGACTGGCTATCAAGAAATTTTGACTGACCCGAGTTATGCACAGCAACTTGTGACACTGACTTACCCACATATCGGTAACACAGGCTGCAATGAAGAAGACGCTGAATCAGGTCGTATTCATAAGGTTTGGGCTAACGGATTGATCATTCGTGACCTGCCTTTACTGCACAGTAACTTCCGTTCAACCCAATCATTAGCTGAATATTTGGTACAACACAATGTTGTGGCAATTGCGGATATCGACACGCGTAAATTGACACGTATCTTACGTGACAAAGGTGCGCAAAATGGCTGTATCCTTGCTGGCGAAAATATCACTGAAGCTGAAGCGCTTGAAAAAGCACGTGCATTTGGTGGTTTAAACGGTTTAGACCTGGCAAAAGAATGTTGCGACCCTGAAGGTTTTGAATGGACTGAAGGCTCTTGGACATTAGGCAAAGGTTTCTCTCAACCAGAAGCTAAATTCCATGTTGTTGCATACGATTACGGTGTCAAAACCAACATCTTACGTATGCTCGCAGACCGCGGTTGTAAACTGACTGTTGTGCCGGCGCAAACTCCTGCTGCTGATGTACTTGCACTGAATCCGGATGGCGTGTTCCTTTCGAACGGTCCTGGTGATCCGGCTGCATGTGACTACGCAATTGAAGCTGTAAAAACAATTGTAGAAACCACTGAAATTCCAGTATTTGGTATCTGCCTGGGTCACCAGATTCTTGCGCTTGCAAGTGGTGCTAAAACCTTAAAAATGCCTCACGGCCACCACGGTGCGAACCATCCTGTACAAAATCTTGATAACGGTACAGTGATGATTACTTCTCAAAACCATGGCTTCGCAGTCGATGAAAGCAATCTGCCTGATGTGTTGCGTGTAACGCATCGCTCACTGTTTGATGGCACCAACCAAGGTATCCATCGTACAGACAAACCTGCGTTCAGCTTCCAGGGTCACCCTGAAGCAAGCCCGGGTCCACATGACTGCGCACCATTGTTCGATCATTTCATCGAACTTATCGAAGCATCTAAGAAGTAATTAAGGAAGCATCATGGCTAAACGTACTGACATTAAAAGCATCTTGATTATTGGTGCTGGTCCGATTGTCATCGGTCAAGCATGTGAGTTTGACTACTCAGGTGCTCAAGCATGTAAAGCCCTTCGTGAAGAAGGCTATCGCGTTATTTTGGTCAACTCAAACCCAGCGACCATCATGACCGACCCAACCATGGCGGATGCAACGTATATTGAGCCAATTACTTGGCAAACTGTTGCAGCGATCATTGAGAAAGAGCGCCCAGATGCTGTTCTTCCAACCATGGGTGGTCAAACTGCATTGAACTGTGCCCTTGCCCTTGATGAGCACGGCATTTTAGAAAAATTCAATGTTGAATTGATCGGTGCGACCAAAGAAGCGATTGAAAAAGCTGAAGACCGCAAACTGTTCGACCAGGCAATGCGTAAAATTGGTCTTGAATGTCCAAAAGCTGACGTTGCTGAGTCAATGGAACATGCTTTAGAAATTCAAGCACGTTTCGGCTTCCCAGTGATTATCCGTCCATCATTCACGATGGGTGGTTCAGGTGGCGGTATCGCGTACAACAAAGAAGAATTCATCGAAATTTGTGAACGCGGTTTCGATCTTTCTCCGACTAAACAATTATTGATCGATGAATCTTTAATTGGTTGGAAAGAGTACGAGATGGAAGTTGTTCGTGACAAAAACGACAACTGTATCATCGTATGTACCATTGAAAACTTTGACCCAATGGGCGTGCATACAGGTGACTCAATCACTGTTGCCCCTGCGCAAACATTGACAGACAAAGAATTCCAGCTTTTACGTAATGCATCTTTAGCGGTTCTCCGTGAAATTGGCGTAGAAACAGGTGGTTCTAACGTACAGTTCGGTATTTGCCCAAATACTGGCCGTATGGTGGTGATCGAGATGAACCCACGTGTATCACGTTCATCTGCCCTTGCCTCTAAAGCAACTGGTTTCCCAATTGCAAAAATCGCAGCGAAATTGGCTGTGGGTTATACGCTTGATGAGTTGAAAAACGACATCACTGGCGGTACAACGCCTGCATCGTTCGAACCTGCAATCGACTACGTTGTTACTAAGATTCCTCGTTTCAACTTCGAGAAATTCCCACAAGCTGACGCAACGCTTACAACTCAGATGAAATCTGTCGGTGAAGTGATGGCGATTGGTCGTAACTTCCAGGAATCTGTACAAAAAGCCCTTCGTGGTCTTGAAGTTGGCGCTTCTGGTTTTGACGAAAAAATTGAAGTGGGTGCTGAAGGCGCGCGCGACAAAATCTTGCAAGAGCTTAAAGTTCCAGGTCCTGAGCGTATTTGGTACGTGGGCGACGCATTCCGTCACGGCTTTACTTTAGACGAAGTATTCGCTGCAACGAACATTGACCGCTGGTTCTTGATTCAAATCGAAGACATCATCAAAACTGAAAACCAAATCAAAACTTTAGGTTTTGGCGACTTGAACGCAGACAACATCCGTGCATTCAAACGTAAAGGTTTATCAGATCTTCGCATTGCGGACTTGATGGGCATTTCACAAAAACAATTCCGTAAACACCGTTGGAACCTGGGCGTAACTCCAGTTTACAAACGTGTCGATACATGTGCTGCAGAATTCGAATCTGATACAGCCTACATGTACTCAACTTACGATGAAGAGTGTGAAGCCAATCCGTCTGCAAAAGACAAGATCATGGTGATCGGCGGTGGCCCTAACCGTATTGGCCAAGGGATCGAGTTCGATTACTGCTGTGTACACGCAGCGCTTGCTATGCGTGAAGATGGTTACGAAACCATCATGGTGAACTGTAACCCTGAAACTGTTTCTACGGATTACGATACTTCAGATCGTTTGTACTTTGAACCGATCACACTTGAAGACGTGCTTGAAATCGTACGTATCGAGAAGCCGAAAGGCATTATCGTTCAGTACGGTGGTCAAACACCTTTGAAATTGGCTCGTGCTCTAGAAGAAGCCGGTGCGCCAATTATCGGTACATCACCTGATGCGATTGACCGTGCAGAAGACCGTGAACGTTTCCAGCAAATGATTCAACGTCTGCAACTTCGTCAACCGAACAACAGCATTGTAAAATCTGCTGAAGAAGGTATGGCTGAAGCATCTAAAGTCGGCTACCCGCTTGTAGTACGTCCTTCTTACGTCCTTGGTGGTCGTGCGATGGAAATCGTGTACAACGACGAAGAACTCAAACGCTACTTACGTGATGCGGTTCAAGCATCTAACGAAGCGCCTGTTCTTCTTGACCGTTTCTTAGATGATGCGATCGAAGTTGACGTGGACTGCGTATCTGACGGTAAAGACGTTGTGATTGGCGGCATCATGCAGCACATTGAACAAGCGGGTATTCACTCAGGTGACTCGGCATGTTCGATTCCTCCTTACTCTCTATCTAAAGAGATTCAGGACGAAATGCGTCGTCAAACCGTGGCTATGGCAAAAGAGCTTGGCGTGATCGGTTTGATGAACGTTCAGTTTGCGGTTAAAGGTGAAGACGTTTACATTCTGGAAGTGAACCCACGTGCGTCTCGTACTGTGCCATTCGTTTCTAAGTGTATCGGTGAATCTTTAGCGAAAGTTGCTGCACGTTGTATGGCGGGTCAATCTCTTGAGTCTCAAGGCTTTACATCAGAGATTATTCCTGAGCACTTCTCTGTCAAAGAAGCCGTGTTCCCGTTCAACAAATTCCCTGGTGTTGACCCAATCCTTGGCCCTGAGATGAAATCGACTGGCGAAGTGATGGGCGTTGGTAAAACATTTGGTGAAGCGTTCTATAAAGCTGTTTTAGGTGCAAACGAGCGTTTACCAGGTCTTCCAACTGAAGGCGAAGTAAAACACGCATTTATCTCTGTACGTGACTCAGATAAACCACGTGCGGCGGGTATCGCAAAACAATTGATTGACCTAGGCTTCAAGATTCTTGCAACTGATGGTACATTTAAAGTGATTAGCGATGCTGGTCTTGAATGTGAACGTGTCAATAAAGTAACTGAAGGTCGTCCTAACATTGTGGACCGTATTAAAAACGGCGAAATCCACCTTGTGATTAACACGACTGAAGGCAAAAAGGCACAAGAAGACTCATTCTCGATCCGTCGTTCAGCACTTCAAGGTAAAGTGTATAACACAACTACATTGAATGGTGCGGATGCAGTATGCCAAGCTTTAGCAATTAAATTGCCAATGGATGTATATCGTTTGCAAGACCTAACTAAAGGTTAATTCGCTTCCAAGAAGTCCCGCTACCTTCTTGGTGGCGGGCTTTTTTTTATTTATAGATTTTATATCTTTCAACTGACTTTTGAGGGACAACATGCAACGTTATCCTATGACACCTGAAGGCAAAATTGCCTTAGAGAAAGAATTACACCAACTGAAAACAGTGGATCGCCCACGTATTACAGCTTCAATTGCAGAAGCGCGTGAACACGGCGACTTAAAAGAAAATGCAGAATACCATGCAGCACGTGAACAGCAAGGCTTCTGTGAAGGTCGTATTCAGGACATCGAAGGCAAACTGGGTGCAGCTCAGGTGATCGACGTAAAAGAACTTGAACAGAATGGTCGTGTGGTTTTTGGTGTAACGGTCACGATTGAAAATCTGGATACTGAAGAACAGAAAACCTATAAAATTGTAGGTGATGACGAAGCAGACTTTAAGATTAACAAGATCTCTGTGAACTCGCCAATTGCACGTGGTCTTTTAGGTAAAAACGAAGGCGACGATGTGAAAATCAATACACCAAACGGTGAAGTTGAATACGAAATTGTGAAAGTTGAATATCTTTAAAATTTAAAGCTGTTTAATTTAAAGCCCCTCGATTGAGTAATGCCAGTCAGTTAAGCAGACATTAGAAAAATGTAGTAAAAATGAGTGTATGCCAATACGCTCATTTTTTTTATGACTTTATCTGAAAATTTAGATTGCACCCTTCAACATTCTTTGCCTTCACTCAGCCATTTCAGTGAACTCATTGATTTAAACTGGATTAAAGAAAGCCTACATCAAACAGGTAAGGCTTCTATCAGGAGAAGAAAATTACCTGCCGAACATGTGGTATGGCTGGTAATTGGGCTTGCCCTATTTCGAGATCAACCGATCGGGTATGTCGTAGAGCAACTAAAACTTGTGTTTGGTACAACAGAATATTGTGTCCCCAGTGCAGCAGTGCAAGCACGACAACGTTTAGGACGAGAGCCCTTGAATACCTTGTTTTCTCTACTCAGCCAAGCCTGGTTTGAAGAATCCCAACAGCAATACTCAAACTTTCATGGCCTTAGTGTATGTGCTGTTGACGGGGTGGTTTGGTCTATGCCTTATACAGACGAGAATTTTGAACACTTTGGCTCATCTAAGGGTAAAACCGCTGCAGCCCCTTATCCACAAGTGAGAGCAACCTGCCTGGTAAATACCAGCACCCATGAAATCATTGATGCCCAAATAGGTAGCATGGATCAGGGTGAACTTACACTGGCAAATCGATTATGTCCTCCATCGCATAGTATTACCTTGTTTGATCGAGCCTATTTCTCTGCTGATTTCTTGATTGACTGGCAAACACGAGTAGAAGCCAGTCATTGGTTAATGAGAGCAAAAGATAATTTACGCTATGAGATCATTAAACGTAATTCCCCGCATGACTTTCAAATCAAAATGCCTCTTTCAGCTAGAGCCAGGAAGCTAAATCCATCATTAGGAGAATATTGGGAAGCGCGTTTGATTGAAGTTGAGCAGGCAGGGAAAATTAGACGTTATATCACTTCATTAATGGATTCAAAGGCATATCCACTGATAGGCTTGGCGAAGCTTTATGCCCAGCGCTGGGAAATAGAAATGTGTTACCGAGAAATCAAAAGTGATTTACAGGAAGGTAAGCATTTGAGGAGCAAGCAACCTGATTTAATTTATCAAGAATTATGGGGGGTCTTCATTGCCTATAATATTCTAAGAAGACAAATGAAACATATGGCTCAACGTGCAAAAGTCAGTCCTTTGAGAATCAGCTTTCATATTGCCTCTATCAGCATCCTGAATATATTAAGATTTGATTCTTTAGACTCCGCAGGGAATTTACCTAAACATCTAGAAAGTTTACTGGAGAAATCGAGGAGGTATGTTTTGCCTGAGAGAAGGGTTAGAAGTTGCCCACGAGTTGTGAAAGGAAAACCGCAGAAATACCCAAGAAAATGCCAGTCAATTTCTTAACTGACTGGCATTACCTCGATTGAGGGGTTTTTTACCTTTATCTGCTTCCTACAAACGAATTAGCTCTGGGCTTCTTTTAAAAACCCCGATGCAAATAAATTAAATGCATGTAAAGCCTCAGGGAGTACCTGCTCAGGATGTTCGCTAGAAGCCACCCAGAGGGCTGCATTCATTGCAGCACCATTTAAAAATACCGCAGCAGCTTCCGGATCAACTGTTTTAATTCGATCTGCTACCAATAATTGCTCAACACATTCACGCGTGGACTGCAAACATCTGTTTTGACTTGGCCAGTGTGCAGGATCACCCAATACCGCAGGCCCATCGCGCAATACAATGCGCTGGAATTCAGAGTTTAAGGCATTTTGAATATAGGTCCGCCCTTCCAGCATCAATCCTTCCCACAGATCATCAGGCTGCTCCAGATGTTGCTGCGCAGATGAAGCCATTTCCGAATCGATCTGGTCGACCACTGCAGCAAATAAGCCTTTTTTATCACCAAAATGATGATACAGCGCACCACGAGTCAGCCCTGCTTCTGCCGTGAGCTTATCCATTGAAGTGCCAGCATAACCATATTCCGCAAACGCACGGCGTGCCACTTCTATCAGTTTCTTGCGGGTTTCCGCCATCTTTTGTTCACGAACAGACATGAATTACTTTACCTCATCATCATAAAAATTTTAATTGACATACGGACCGTATGTCAATTATGTTTACATACGAAGCGTATGTGAAAGTCAAGTTGCTTTCACTCACTGATAAATTAGATATTGAATGAGAATAGACATGACTAGAACTGCGATATTTCCCCAAGACCGCCATGCCCTGTATGAACAGCATGGTTATTCTGCTGCGATCAAATCGGAAGACTTACTTTTTGTTTCTGGTCAGGTCGGTAGCCGTGAAGATGGCTCGCCTGAACCAGATTTTGAGAAGCAGGTAGAACGGGCTTTTGAAAACTTAGCTGCAACATTGGCAGCGGCTGGTTGTAGCTTCGACAATATTGTCGATGTCACTACTTTTCACACTGACCCCGAACGGCAGTTTGAAAGTATTATGAAAGTTAAACAACAAGTGTTTAATCAAAAGCCTTACCCAAACTGGACTGCGGTGGGCGTGACTTGGCTGGCAGGTTTTGATTTTGAAATTAAAGTGATTGCCTGTATTCCTCTCAGCGCTTAGGTCATATCAGCACGTGCTTTAGGATTTGCTTCACAAGCTGAATTGCGATTGTTGATTCAGCTTAAAGTGCAATTCGGTATAATGGCGCATTCCTTGTAGTTATAGCCTCCTCATGTCTGAAAAGTTAATTAATTCTCCTGTGAAGCATTGGTGTGAATTCGAGTTCATCTCAAAAACGGTGAAGAATCCCAACATTCATATCAAAGGGAATTATTCGTATTATTCGGCCTATTGGGATCAGGGGTTTGAGCGTTGTGTAGTGCGCTATCTGCATGATAAGCCTGCCACGCCTGAGAAGCCCATAGACCAGCTCTATATCGGTAATTTTGTCTGTTTTGGTGCTGAGTGCGTGATTATGATGGGTGGCAATCAACTCCACCGTACCGACTGGATTTCAGCGTTTCCATTCGATACACGCAGTTTTGTACCTGCTGGCGATACTATTATTGGCGATGGCTGTTGGATTGGCTCACGCGCTTTGATTATGCAGGGTGTGAACCTTGGTGAAGGCGCGGTAGTGGCGACAGGCGCAGT encodes the following:
- the carA gene encoding glutamine-hydrolyzing carbamoyl-phosphate synthase small subunit, whose amino-acid sequence is MSTPAILALADGTIFKGTSIGASGSTTGEVVFNTAMTGYQEILTDPSYAQQLVTLTYPHIGNTGCNEEDAESGRIHKVWANGLIIRDLPLLHSNFRSTQSLAEYLVQHNVVAIADIDTRKLTRILRDKGAQNGCILAGENITEAEALEKARAFGGLNGLDLAKECCDPEGFEWTEGSWTLGKGFSQPEAKFHVVAYDYGVKTNILRMLADRGCKLTVVPAQTPAADVLALNPDGVFLSNGPGDPAACDYAIEAVKTIVETTEIPVFGICLGHQILALASGAKTLKMPHGHHGANHPVQNLDNGTVMITSQNHGFAVDESNLPDVLRVTHRSLFDGTNQGIHRTDKPAFSFQGHPEASPGPHDCAPLFDHFIELIEASKK
- the carB gene encoding carbamoyl-phosphate synthase large subunit; this encodes MAKRTDIKSILIIGAGPIVIGQACEFDYSGAQACKALREEGYRVILVNSNPATIMTDPTMADATYIEPITWQTVAAIIEKERPDAVLPTMGGQTALNCALALDEHGILEKFNVELIGATKEAIEKAEDRKLFDQAMRKIGLECPKADVAESMEHALEIQARFGFPVIIRPSFTMGGSGGGIAYNKEEFIEICERGFDLSPTKQLLIDESLIGWKEYEMEVVRDKNDNCIIVCTIENFDPMGVHTGDSITVAPAQTLTDKEFQLLRNASLAVLREIGVETGGSNVQFGICPNTGRMVVIEMNPRVSRSSALASKATGFPIAKIAAKLAVGYTLDELKNDITGGTTPASFEPAIDYVVTKIPRFNFEKFPQADATLTTQMKSVGEVMAIGRNFQESVQKALRGLEVGASGFDEKIEVGAEGARDKILQELKVPGPERIWYVGDAFRHGFTLDEVFAATNIDRWFLIQIEDIIKTENQIKTLGFGDLNADNIRAFKRKGLSDLRIADLMGISQKQFRKHRWNLGVTPVYKRVDTCAAEFESDTAYMYSTYDEECEANPSAKDKIMVIGGGPNRIGQGIEFDYCCVHAALAMREDGYETIMVNCNPETVSTDYDTSDRLYFEPITLEDVLEIVRIEKPKGIIVQYGGQTPLKLARALEEAGAPIIGTSPDAIDRAEDRERFQQMIQRLQLRQPNNSIVKSAEEGMAEASKVGYPLVVRPSYVLGGRAMEIVYNDEELKRYLRDAVQASNEAPVLLDRFLDDAIEVDVDCVSDGKDVVIGGIMQHIEQAGIHSGDSACSIPPYSLSKEIQDEMRRQTVAMAKELGVIGLMNVQFAVKGEDVYILEVNPRASRTVPFVSKCIGESLAKVAARCMAGQSLESQGFTSEIIPEHFSVKEAVFPFNKFPGVDPILGPEMKSTGEVMGVGKTFGEAFYKAVLGANERLPGLPTEGEVKHAFISVRDSDKPRAAGIAKQLIDLGFKILATDGTFKVISDAGLECERVNKVTEGRPNIVDRIKNGEIHLVINTTEGKKAQEDSFSIRRSALQGKVYNTTTLNGADAVCQALAIKLPMDVYRLQDLTKG
- the greA gene encoding transcription elongation factor GreA, with amino-acid sequence MQRYPMTPEGKIALEKELHQLKTVDRPRITASIAEAREHGDLKENAEYHAAREQQGFCEGRIQDIEGKLGAAQVIDVKELEQNGRVVFGVTVTIENLDTEEQKTYKIVGDDEADFKINKISVNSPIARGLLGKNEGDDVKINTPNGEVEYEIVKVEYL
- a CDS encoding IS4 family transposase; translated protein: MTLSENLDCTLQHSLPSLSHFSELIDLNWIKESLHQTGKASIRRRKLPAEHVVWLVIGLALFRDQPIGYVVEQLKLVFGTTEYCVPSAAVQARQRLGREPLNTLFSLLSQAWFEESQQQYSNFHGLSVCAVDGVVWSMPYTDENFEHFGSSKGKTAAAPYPQVRATCLVNTSTHEIIDAQIGSMDQGELTLANRLCPPSHSITLFDRAYFSADFLIDWQTRVEASHWLMRAKDNLRYEIIKRNSPHDFQIKMPLSARARKLNPSLGEYWEARLIEVEQAGKIRRYITSLMDSKAYPLIGLAKLYAQRWEIEMCYREIKSDLQEGKHLRSKQPDLIYQELWGVFIAYNILRRQMKHMAQRAKVSPLRISFHIASISILNILRFDSLDSAGNLPKHLESLLEKSRRYVLPERRVRSCPRVVKGKPQKYPRKCQSIS
- a CDS encoding TetR/AcrR family transcriptional regulator; its protein translation is MSVREQKMAETRKKLIEVARRAFAEYGYAGTSMDKLTAEAGLTRGALYHHFGDKKGLFAAVVDQIDSEMASSAQQHLEQPDDLWEGLMLEGRTYIQNALNSEFQRIVLRDGPAVLGDPAHWPSQNRCLQSTRECVEQLLVADRIKTVDPEAAAVFLNGAAMNAALWVASSEHPEQVLPEALHAFNLFASGFLKEAQS
- a CDS encoding RidA family protein, which produces MTRTAIFPQDRHALYEQHGYSAAIKSEDLLFVSGQVGSREDGSPEPDFEKQVERAFENLAATLAAAGCSFDNIVDVTTFHTDPERQFESIMKVKQQVFNQKPYPNWTAVGVTWLAGFDFEIKVIACIPLSA
- a CDS encoding CatB-related O-acetyltransferase codes for the protein MSEKLINSPVKHWCEFEFISKTVKNPNIHIKGNYSYYSAYWDQGFERCVVRYLHDKPATPEKPIDQLYIGNFVCFGAECVIMMGGNQLHRTDWISAFPFDTRSFVPAGDTIIGDGCWIGSRALIMQGVNLGEGAVVATGAVVTKDVPPYAVVGGVPAKIIKYRFPQEDIEKLLSLKIYDIDEKQFLKMREQLQTAEIKELSDFLTLDY